One genomic segment of Paenibacillus sp. FSL H8-0332 includes these proteins:
- the glmS gene encoding glutamine--fructose-6-phosphate transaminase (isomerizing), translating into MCGIVGYIGNQNSQGILVEGLKKLEYRGYDSAGIAVFTTEGLQIVKAQGRMANLESRLDATPLTGSAGIGHTRWATHGKPSDENSHPHTDNTHKFSVVHNGIVENYLDLKEELIAGGAIFTSETDTEVISHLIAREYNGDIVKAVQKAITYMRGAFALGVLTEYEPDKLVAVRQASPLIIGLGEGENFIGSDIPALLEYTRNVYILNDGEMAVLTRDAVELMTIEGNFISREMITVDWDAVTAEKGGYEHFMLKEIHEQPKAYRDTMRGRMNAEGNKVILPELNLTEEQIKNIRNIQVVACGTAYNAGLVGRNLIESLVRIPVENDIASEYRYRSPIVTPETLVIVVSQSGETADTLAALREGQANGAHVLAITNVVGSSIAREADSVLVTLAGPEIAVASTKAYTSQLIAFTLLGLYLAEVRGTQSESEVTKILAAMQSLPEQVEVILGQRDAIKAYAEQIAEHKHLFFIGRGVDYAVAQEGSLKLKEISYIHSEAYAAGELKHGTLALIEEGVPVIALATQESVLEKTVSNIKEVKARGAHVMAITHEEHKTDLLRSVDQVFVIPQTLPLLTAALSVVTLQLLAYYASLALGHDVDKPRNLAKSVTVE; encoded by the coding sequence ATGTGTGGTATTGTAGGATATATTGGTAATCAGAATTCGCAGGGGATCTTGGTAGAGGGACTTAAGAAGCTGGAGTATCGCGGGTATGATTCCGCAGGTATTGCCGTGTTCACCACGGAAGGTCTGCAGATTGTGAAGGCACAGGGACGTATGGCGAATCTTGAATCCCGTCTGGACGCGACTCCGCTGACAGGCAGCGCTGGCATTGGCCACACCCGCTGGGCTACACACGGCAAGCCATCCGATGAGAACTCTCACCCACACACAGATAACACTCACAAATTCTCGGTTGTTCATAACGGGATTGTTGAGAACTATCTGGACCTGAAGGAAGAGCTGATTGCCGGAGGAGCCATCTTTACTTCTGAAACGGATACAGAAGTAATCTCCCACCTGATTGCCCGCGAATATAATGGGGATATCGTTAAGGCTGTGCAAAAAGCGATCACTTACATGCGCGGAGCGTTCGCACTGGGTGTTCTGACTGAATATGAACCGGATAAACTGGTAGCTGTACGTCAAGCCAGCCCGCTGATTATCGGTCTTGGAGAAGGCGAGAACTTTATCGGGTCCGATATTCCTGCACTGCTGGAATACACCCGCAACGTATATATTTTGAACGACGGCGAAATGGCTGTATTGACGCGGGATGCTGTCGAATTAATGACAATTGAAGGCAACTTTATTTCTCGGGAAATGATTACTGTCGATTGGGATGCCGTTACCGCAGAAAAGGGTGGTTATGAGCACTTCATGCTGAAAGAAATCCACGAGCAGCCTAAGGCTTACCGCGATACAATGCGCGGACGGATGAATGCGGAAGGCAACAAGGTTATTCTGCCTGAGCTTAACCTGACAGAAGAACAAATCAAGAATATCCGCAATATCCAAGTGGTAGCATGCGGTACTGCTTATAATGCCGGTCTGGTTGGACGTAACCTGATTGAATCCTTGGTACGTATTCCTGTAGAGAATGATATCGCTTCTGAATACCGTTACCGTTCGCCAATCGTAACTCCGGAGACACTGGTTATCGTAGTGAGCCAATCGGGTGAAACTGCAGATACACTGGCCGCTCTTCGTGAAGGTCAAGCGAACGGAGCTCATGTGCTGGCAATCACTAACGTAGTAGGCAGTTCCATTGCCAGGGAAGCAGACAGTGTACTGGTTACGCTGGCTGGTCCAGAGATCGCTGTAGCCTCGACCAAGGCTTACACTTCCCAACTGATCGCATTCACTTTGCTGGGTCTGTATCTGGCTGAAGTACGCGGCACACAGTCTGAGTCTGAAGTTACCAAGATTTTGGCCGCTATGCAATCTCTGCCTGAGCAAGTAGAAGTCATTCTGGGTCAAAGAGACGCGATCAAAGCCTACGCCGAGCAAATCGCTGAGCACAAGCACCTGTTCTTCATCGGCCGCGGCGTAGATTACGCTGTAGCTCAGGAAGGTTCGCTGAAGCTCAAGGAAATCTCCTACATTCACTCCGAAGCCTATGCTGCGGGTGAACTGAAGCATGGTACCTTGGCACTGATCGAAGAAGGCGTTCCGGTCATCGCTCTGGCGACTCAGGAATCCGTGCTGGAGAAGACCGTCAGCAACATCAAAGAAGTTAAGGCCCGTGGCGCCCATGTCATGGCCATCACCCACGAAGAGCACAAAACCGACCTGCTCCGCTCCGTTGACCAGGTATTCGTAATCCCTCAGACTCTGCCGCTGCTGACTGCTGCACTGTCTGTAGTTACCCTGCAGTTGCTGGCGTACTATGCATCTCTGGCCCTGGGTCATGATGTGGATAAGCCAAGAAACCTGGCTAAGAGTGTTACTGTGGAGTAG
- the glmM gene encoding phosphoglucosamine mutase codes for MGKYFGTDGVRGVANRELTAEMAYSIGRCGGYVLAGNVEKPKVVIGMDTRISGPMLESALIAGLLSIGADVIRLGVVSTPAVAYITRLLQADAGVMISASHNPVEDNGIKFFGGDGFKLTDETELRIEELMDAEQDELPRPVGSGLGTLRTDDEAKYLYLEYLKTTVDQSFKGTKVVLDCAHGSAYELAPRLFKELGAEVIAIGAEPDGLNINDGFGSTHPETLRAEVLRHGADLGLAFDGDADRLIAIDENGDEVDGDFILCICGDAMNRAGKLKDGTIVSTVMSNIGFYKATEKLSLNTAKTAVGDRYVMEEMRRGGYNLGGEQSGHVIFLDYNTTGDGILTAIQLVNTMKSSGKKLSSLKSMMTKYPQVLVNVRVQDKTNYPNNPAIEAAIIEVESKLGDNGRVLVRPSGTEPLIRVMAEGPDKAELDLFVGQIVEVVQRELV; via the coding sequence ATGGGTAAGTATTTCGGAACAGATGGCGTACGCGGGGTGGCTAACCGTGAATTAACAGCAGAAATGGCCTACAGCATTGGACGTTGCGGGGGATATGTGCTGGCAGGAAATGTGGAAAAGCCTAAAGTGGTCATCGGGATGGATACACGGATCTCCGGTCCGATGCTGGAATCGGCACTGATTGCCGGGTTATTGTCTATTGGTGCGGATGTAATCCGTCTGGGTGTAGTCTCTACACCGGCTGTAGCTTATATCACTAGATTGCTCCAGGCAGATGCCGGAGTTATGATCTCTGCTTCACATAATCCGGTGGAGGATAACGGAATCAAGTTCTTCGGCGGAGACGGCTTCAAGCTGACTGACGAGACGGAGCTGCGGATTGAAGAGCTGATGGATGCGGAGCAGGATGAACTGCCGCGTCCCGTAGGGTCAGGTCTCGGCACGCTTCGGACAGATGATGAAGCGAAGTATCTGTACCTGGAGTATCTGAAGACCACCGTCGACCAGAGCTTCAAGGGCACGAAGGTGGTGCTGGACTGCGCACACGGCTCAGCCTATGAGCTGGCACCACGATTGTTCAAGGAACTGGGCGCGGAAGTGATTGCCATTGGGGCAGAGCCGGACGGGCTTAATATCAATGACGGCTTCGGCTCCACACACCCGGAGACTCTGCGTGCAGAGGTGCTGCGGCATGGTGCGGATCTGGGACTTGCTTTTGACGGGGACGCAGACCGCCTGATTGCGATTGATGAGAACGGCGACGAAGTAGACGGAGACTTCATACTCTGCATTTGCGGGGATGCGATGAACCGTGCAGGAAAGCTGAAGGATGGCACTATTGTATCTACAGTAATGAGCAACATCGGTTTCTACAAGGCGACAGAGAAGCTGTCGCTGAATACAGCGAAGACTGCGGTCGGCGACCGTTATGTCATGGAAGAGATGCGCCGCGGCGGCTATAATCTGGGCGGGGAGCAATCCGGCCATGTGATTTTCCTGGACTATAATACTACAGGTGACGGAATTCTGACTGCGATTCAACTGGTGAATACCATGAAGTCCTCCGGTAAAAAGCTAAGCTCACTGAAGTCCATGATGACTAAATATCCGCAGGTGCTGGTTAATGTGCGTGTGCAGGACAAAACCAATTATCCGAACAATCCGGCCATTGAGGCCGCGATCATAGAAGTGGAAAGCAAGCTGGGCGACAACGGGCGTGTCCTGGTGCGTCCTTCGGGAACCGAGCCGCTGATCCGTGTAATGGCCGAAGGGCCGGATAAGGCAGAGCTGGATCTTTTTGTAGGGCAGATTGTTGAAGTGGTTCAGCGCGAGCTGGTCTAA
- a CDS encoding CdaR family protein, protein MDKWMKNNNFNKILALALGIILWTIVHVDTAPAYQTTVNTESKTIENVKVEIEGFDSENYVLTKDVDSVRMEVRGKKSDLTYKFSDAYRVWLDLKDVKPGDNTLPLMYSTPSGVTLDDMVPNQVNVHIEARTTKSFPVSLNITGEPAAGYEVGSPVIDPVSVEVTLPASDLGRVAKVQGKVELEGQNETFSEKRLKLFALDSKGNELEDAVIEPSTVAVEVPVTLPSKTLPLDISFTGSLPGSLVLSRVTPEQDMVTVYGSAETLKTLSSYEAVLDLSAIKNAGTEQMKLELKPPEGTGKIEPAAMTVAVSAAEITQRTLPAIPIKLEGVSSGLTARILDPGSAAMDLTLSGAPTLLDQLDQDSISVVADVGGLTAGVYDVTLQVSLPRFITLQNAASQLVAKVELVAPAAPAATAAPDSSPIPTPTPEPSAEPASGDETLIEPTPEHTSEIIEETPTPTHIPPEAEPTPPASGNNADSTGGT, encoded by the coding sequence ATGGATAAATGGATGAAGAACAACAACTTCAACAAGATCCTTGCCCTGGCTCTAGGGATTATTCTGTGGACCATTGTGCATGTGGATACAGCGCCAGCGTACCAGACTACGGTTAATACCGAATCGAAGACGATTGAGAATGTCAAAGTGGAGATTGAAGGCTTCGACAGTGAGAATTATGTACTGACCAAGGATGTGGATAGCGTCAGGATGGAAGTAAGAGGCAAGAAGTCCGATCTGACCTACAAGTTCTCCGATGCGTATCGGGTATGGCTGGATCTGAAGGATGTGAAGCCCGGCGATAACACGCTTCCGCTGATGTATTCGACACCGAGCGGTGTAACCCTGGATGATATGGTCCCGAATCAGGTGAATGTGCATATCGAGGCGCGGACGACGAAGTCTTTTCCCGTCTCGCTGAATATTACGGGAGAGCCGGCAGCAGGCTATGAAGTAGGCAGTCCTGTGATTGACCCGGTATCCGTAGAGGTTACTCTTCCGGCAAGTGATCTTGGGCGGGTAGCGAAGGTGCAGGGGAAGGTGGAGCTGGAGGGGCAGAATGAGACTTTTAGCGAGAAGAGGCTGAAGCTCTTTGCTCTGGACAGTAAGGGGAATGAGCTGGAGGATGCGGTCATTGAACCCTCTACAGTAGCGGTAGAAGTGCCTGTTACCCTCCCGTCCAAAACCTTGCCGCTGGACATCAGCTTCACCGGCAGTCTGCCCGGTTCACTGGTGTTGTCCAGGGTAACGCCTGAACAGGACATGGTAACGGTGTACGGCAGTGCAGAGACCCTTAAGACCTTATCCTCGTATGAGGCTGTACTGGATCTGAGTGCTATCAAGAATGCGGGCACAGAGCAGATGAAGCTGGAGCTTAAGCCTCCGGAGGGTACAGGCAAGATTGAACCTGCGGCAATGACCGTAGCGGTCTCTGCGGCGGAGATTACCCAGCGGACCCTCCCGGCCATCCCCATTAAGCTGGAGGGCGTCAGCAGCGGGCTGACAGCCCGTATCTTAGACCCTGGAAGCGCCGCTATGGATCTGACCCTATCAGGTGCGCCAACACTGCTGGACCAGCTCGACCAGGATAGCATCAGTGTGGTTGCAGATGTCGGGGGGCTTACGGCTGGTGTTTACGATGTTACTCTCCAGGTGTCGCTCCCCCGGTTCATTACCCTGCAGAATGCCGCCTCGCAGCTTGTTGCGAAGGTGGAGCTGGTAGCGCCTGCTGCTCCGGCCGCGACTGCCGCGCCGGACAGTAGCCCTATCCCGACGCCTACGCCGGAGCCCAGTGCTGAGCCTGCATCTGGGGACGAGACGCTTATAGAGCCGACCCCTGAGCATACCAGCGAGATTATAGAGGAGACACCGACACCAACACATATTCCGCCGGAGGCTGAACCAACGCCGCCCGCAAGTGGCAATAATGCCGACAGTACGGGCGGAACGTAA
- the cdaA gene encoding diadenylate cyclase CdaA, with amino-acid sequence MSYFTDLTWKESIKDIIDILIVSYIIYKVLNMVRGTRAVQLLKGILVLVVIWGGSTLLDLYTLKWLMNQMFTFGVFAIFIIFQPELRRGLEQLGRGKFFGRNAESDEEISKLIGEVIKAVNYLAVRKIGALIVFERATGLNEYTESGIAMRSEVSSELLINIFIPNTPLHDGALIMQGSQIAAAACYLPLSENPFISKELGTRHRAAIGISEVADSVSVVVSEETGQISLAINGQIVRDIKEESLISKLHQELSASSSPLMEKSSAFWKRRGNKDNG; translated from the coding sequence ATGAGCTACTTCACTGACCTTACATGGAAAGAATCCATTAAAGATATAATCGATATTCTAATTGTCAGCTACATTATCTATAAAGTGCTCAATATGGTGCGCGGGACGCGGGCAGTTCAGCTGCTGAAGGGAATTCTGGTGCTGGTCGTGATCTGGGGCGGCAGTACGCTCCTCGACTTATACACGCTGAAATGGCTGATGAACCAGATGTTTACGTTCGGGGTGTTTGCGATCTTTATTATTTTTCAGCCGGAGCTGCGGCGGGGGCTGGAACAGCTGGGGCGGGGTAAGTTCTTCGGGCGGAATGCGGAGAGCGATGAGGAGATCAGCAAGTTAATCGGTGAAGTGATTAAAGCCGTGAATTATTTGGCTGTGCGCAAAATCGGGGCATTGATCGTATTTGAACGGGCCACGGGGCTCAATGAATATACGGAATCCGGGATCGCCATGCGCTCTGAGGTCAGCTCCGAGCTGCTGATTAATATCTTCATCCCCAACACGCCGCTGCATGACGGGGCGCTGATTATGCAGGGAAGCCAGATCGCGGCGGCGGCTTGTTACCTGCCGTTGTCCGAGAATCCGTTCATCAGTAAGGAGCTGGGAACCCGGCACCGTGCTGCCATCGGTATCAGTGAAGTTGCAGACTCGGTATCTGTGGTGGTCTCCGAGGAGACGGGGCAGATCTCACTGGCTATTAATGGACAAATTGTCCGGGATATCAAGGAAGAGTCCCTGATCTCGAAGCTGCACCAAGAGCTGAGTGCAAGCAGCTCGCCCCTGATGGAGAAGAGCTCCGCTTTCTGGAAACGGAGGGGGAATAAAGACAATGGATAA
- a CDS encoding zf-HC2 domain-containing protein: MECKLAVSMMHDYLDDDLPDLQQRELKEHLLSCTECRARFKELEQTDMLMFSLMHQTPVASEDLVGRIMDSLPKPKKERAFITWIKRHPALTAASMFILVMLMSSVTFWNQDRQLVVRGADLDQVVIKGNTVIVPSGKIISGDLTVENGKTQVYGEVNGNVTVIDGSLYQASTAHISGQVKSIDQAVSWIWYKVTNMFSEVAYR, translated from the coding sequence ATGGAATGCAAACTGGCCGTCTCTATGATGCACGACTACCTGGATGACGACTTGCCCGACCTGCAGCAGAGGGAATTGAAGGAGCATCTTTTATCCTGTACGGAGTGCCGTGCGAGGTTCAAAGAACTGGAACAGACCGATATGCTGATGTTTTCCCTGATGCACCAGACACCTGTGGCCTCGGAGGATTTGGTTGGCCGGATTATGGATTCATTACCGAAACCCAAGAAGGAAAGAGCCTTCATCACCTGGATCAAGCGACATCCGGCCCTGACGGCGGCGTCCATGTTCATTCTTGTGATGCTGATGAGCTCCGTAACCTTTTGGAATCAGGATCGGCAGCTTGTGGTTAGAGGGGCAGACCTCGACCAGGTTGTGATCAAGGGGAATACGGTGATTGTACCCTCCGGCAAAATTATCTCCGGCGATCTGACGGTGGAGAACGGGAAGACTCAAGTCTACGGGGAAGTCAACGGGAACGTAACGGTAATCGACGGCTCGCTGTATCAGGCTTCAACCGCCCATATCTCCGGGCAAGTCAAAAGTATAGACCAAGCAGTAAGCTGGATCTGGTATAAAGTGACGAACATGTTCTCTGAAGTTGCCTACCGATAG